From Mastacembelus armatus chromosome 9, fMasArm1.2, whole genome shotgun sequence:
ATTAAAtcaaaaaaaaagctgtcatAATAAATATAACTTCAGATTTATAACATATTAGATTTTGGTTTGAAGACAACTCACATCTATTTAGAGCAGCAATAATAAGCTgaaacactttcacacacacacacacacacacacacacacacacacacacacacacacacacaccttcactcACTTCTAAACACAGTGTGAGCAACAACTTCATCACTGGCAATGAGTCAACTGTGATAAGTAGATGTCACCCAGTGGCAATTACTCTCTGGCTCTGCAACAACacaaggagagaggagggggaacATCTGGGGCCAGACTCCAGACTCCAGTGATGGGTCACCTTCCGGGGATAAGAAATCATTTCTCACAGTTACAGCGAAACATCCCCACTTCTCTTGCGAGTTATCTGGAGGGATGTTTAATAGTAAAGTTTGTGAAAGCACATGTGTGCCCTGGCTATGTGTGAGGAGCAGAGATCTCAGGCctaaaagtctttaaaaaaaaaacagaacaaaacattgcTGTGACAGGTGAGCTGGACACCAGTGTACCTGTCAGTCCAGAGTAGGACTGAAAGgattgtttacatgtttatatCAACACAactaacagcaggttgtttaTTTAACTAAGAAGCATTTGCAGCTTTAACTAAAAGATGAAGAGCATGTAACTTACATCTCATGGAAAGAGGTGCAGCAGCTGGTTTTCTCTCTCAAGTGGGTGTCCACAGATTTCTCCACCTCGGGGGAGGAAATACTCCCCTGCTGTCCGGACTGCCAGAAGTTAAAAAGTGAGCTCAACATCTGATGAGTCACAACatcttgtgttttgttccccTTCGGGAATTTGGCATCAAGAAAAGTCAGAGACttgtctttgaaaaaaaaaaagtttgaggAGCGCGTGGGAATGGAGTCATCTTAACCAGCTGATGACGTGTTTCCTGTTTAGCCCTCCAAACCCAAAACAGTTATGAAAATATCAATGAAAAGTTAGTCAGTCAGTTAAAATGaccacaaaacaataaaataaggCGTGGGTTAGGGTTTGGATAAGTTGCTCGCTAATTTTATCTGGGTGGACCGCAGTTTGCGTGAAGCGCCACCTCGCAGAGACAGACGGGAGAGGAGCTGGTGTCGCTAATGAATATGGTGGAGCGCTACTCCGCTAACGAACTTACCTCTGAATAATGTGTTTCTTACGGGGCCACTCGGGCCACGGTTGATGGATAGCCTTACAGAAGCCGGGTCAATTAGCCAGGGTGGATTTCCCTCCGTGTCGACTGCAGACACCACCGGCAGAGCGCACACCTCTGTCACGCGGCCTGGCTGTAATTAATCACCGGCGCGAGGCCTTCTCACCTCAGTCCGCCGCGCGCACAAACAGCCAATATGTGCGTTTGGCCCAAATTACATCCCCACTCCTCTAGTCTGGCTGATTGTCAACATTATACCCAAAATAGGAAAAAGATCGTGACATAATGTCTTTCCTACCAACAACTATCTATCTGCAGCTTACTAGTTATTTTCCAAACAGATGTTTACTAACAAGGCAGacctaacaaacaaacaaaaagtgaaaccCCAACAGGTCAGTGAAATTGGATAAAGCAGCAACTGGGTGCCACAGGATGGATTTACTTTATGTTAGCGCAAACCATCCACAGTCAACGCTGTCAGGTAAAAGCACAAGCTGTgtctaaatgtaaacaaaaggaTAAACCCCATCACcagaagccaaaacacacaaatgggtACTGGAAGATCTTTTAAAACAAGGTTTAACTTATAATGGTGTAATGTGGATGTTTGTCCATGCACATGAGAATCACACAACTATCTTGCCTGTTATCAATGAACTCAAAatcaatacaataaaatgattaatgGCCATTTAATAAAATCTACCTAAATAATCAAGAATTCAGGAGCATCATATGAGGAACATATAATAactttcaaaatgtaatttcGATGATTCATTTTAGTTACACCTCTAACCCCACAAAGCTGTTAATGTGTAgttctctcactctcttgcatgcacacacacacacaaacacagcactgtgCAGAGCACAACCAGGGCCAGGGAAGTCATTCCGTGTTCACACAACACACTTCTGTGGTCTGTGAACAAAAGCAAACTGGCCGACAGATGAGGTTTGTGCATGACAGcatgtgttgctgctgctgtgctctgtgtgtgcgtgtactcACGTGGTGTGTTGTTCTTATGCATatgtacatgcatgcatgtctgagctgcatgtgtgtacttatatgtgcatgtgtatgtctgtgtgtgtatgcatatgtgtgtgtgtgtgtgtgtgtatgttgttgGGAGGGTGGTGGTCTCATGGGGCAGCTCTGTGTCTGTCCCATCTGCCACCCCACTCTACTGACACCCAAGGGAATGGCAGAAGGGGTGGGGGATTCATTTTGGAAAAAGGAATCAGGGTCCAGTGGTCTAATGGGCAACAATGAAGGTTTTACTAAGGCAAAGGACACTGGCTGGGTGTGTAGAAGCCAATCTACCAATCTTTTTGACAAAACAGTGGGCCGCTACTGTCAAGTGCTACCTCTGTCTGCCTAATAAGGCACGCGCACCCTGAAATTATGCATTAAATGAGAAAGGGGCGCCCTGTATTttccatatacacacacagattttatACATACCCCGGGCTAATGTTAGCCTAATGCATGTCCATGCTGTGGCCAGAGGGCTAATTGGgtatataaacacaaacacatcccttgagaggaaggagagaaagggtGTATTTTCTGCTATATGCTTCCTCTTTTGTAAGGCAGACTGTAACTTAAACACAGAGGCATATCAGTACTTTAGCTATACCAATAATGAATGATGACATGGCTTTTGCTCTCATATGCCCAGCAGCTATTGCTCTTTTGTAGCTGTGCATGCAGTGTGATGTGGAACGACTTGGTGGCAGGTGGCATCTCATCCTGTCTTTATCCAAGCTGTGATAAGAAGACGGTAAATGGCAgccacaacaacagcaacaacaaaacagtcATGTGTAAGAGGAGCATATGGCTCCTGCACCACTGGGCAGAAGGAGCACTCAGCAAGATGAATGCTGAGGTGCTGGCAACAAAGCTGACTTTAACTTGTCAAATTAACAGCATatcaagagagagagagagagagagatgaggaggaagaggcagcAGCTTTTTGACAAGTGCTACTGATGGTgacaaagacagcacagagagaaacagtggACTTGCTGCCGAGGTCACGTCACAGACAGTGTCAGATGTTTGAAGTCCACATGTCTTTCACTGAGCAGAGTTGTTGACACTCTGTTTGTCCATGCATGtatcacagaaatacacacGCACAAATAGACATGCATCCACTGGGTGCTACCCTGCCCCCTCACTGCTTTGAGCGTTATGTTAATGAAACAGTTGCTGTTTCCTGGCATAACATTAATTACACGATCAAAATAGAGTGAGTAATTAACTGCCCTTCTTTACTAGTGCTAATTACATTAGCGGTGAAGGGCCATTTTGGGGAGcaaaagagagaggggagaaagaaagatgagatGAGGTGGTATcaaacaaagaacagaaaaccAGGCAGCAGTGAGGCACATGcctatgcgtgtgtgtgtgtgtgtttgcgttggtgtgtatgtgtgtgtgtgggtgcatttAAGGAGAAAGGAATGGATAGAGAGGAGGAGGCCACGCTAGAGGGAGACTCATGTGGTTCTCACTTGGGCCCCCAGGAGGCTTGGTCCTCAGAGAAAAGCAGGCTTattggagaggagagagatggtggAGGGGGGTAGGGGGGTTGTTGTTTATCTTGACATGCTCTACTCAGTCTTTAACGCTCGCATCACAATTAAGATGCTGCGGCTCATCAGCTATGTATACAAAACAGTGTAGGAAGCTGCACGAGCACACAGGTGAtgaaaacagtaacaaaaacagaTCCAGCAGATCCTCGATATGTAGTCCTGTGGTAAAATCTTAAAGTCTAGCAGAAAATTGTCAAATGATTGAGTATGtatgtgaaaatactgtgtaaTATTGTTTCTGCACACACGGAAAAAGAAACTGCCACAACAATCCAACCAACTGAATGCAAAGAAACAACTAGAGCAACTTAAAGCAGcattagtgttttcttttttcttgtgtgttttatttggagCACAAAATATAATTACACCTTGAGATATACAAATCACATTTGCACCGTCTTTTGTACCGCTTTAAAGAAAgatggcttaaaaaaaaacatcattttaaattgttgataatttttaaataaataaaataaaaccaaactctagaaaaacaaatttgtaaATGTCATCTACtctttgtgttctttgttttcatgtccTGAGAATGAAGTTTGTGTTGTGAAGACAAAAATCAATAAGCATGATATGGGCTAATGAACACCTACAGTAATACACCTCACTGTTTTCTATGGAGAAGTTGTGCTTTTCATTTACTGCATAGTGACTATAGAGACTGTTACTGTGTtgagacatttaaaatgaaacttttaAATCTATAAGTTATATAAATTTCAGATTCGCAATGTGGAATGAAATAATATCAGGGCACTGGTGTGACAAAGCATGCATTATAAGGGAAATTAAAAAAGGATAAGGCTAGCTAACATTTTTCCTTTACACAAGGACAATAACTTTCTTTAACTGTGGGCATAACATTACAATTCTGTTATGCAAGGATCTGTAAACTGGGGATGTTTTAATCCAAATAAGTGAGTTTATTTTCtccatccaaaaaaaaaaaaaaaaaaaatccattccTTGTGTTCATTTAACAAAGTAATTAGCAACTGTTGAGATAAGTTTATTTcagtaacatttggaaaaatgacaactttataaaaacacacaccactttATATTATTCCCTAAACTAACTATAATAAGTTAAATTGCTTGTtcttaaataaatcaatatatgAATTCCTTTAGTAATAACCCTTGAAACAAAGAGTTCTCCCTTGTAAAACCGTAGAGAtcagaacaaaaaataaagggTCTATTTTTCTGGAATGTAAATTGCCTTCAAAAAGTCTACTACAAAAAAACCTCTTGCTAACTCACAGACAGCGTACACACATGCCATTTAAGGTGTCCATACAAAGAAATAGCATCCTGTGTTTCAGAGCTGCAGCGTTACATCAGAGCTGTCCATCATCCAACAAGTCCTGCACGTCTGCAGCCCAGGTTTGGACAAGTGTTGCAAGAAATCAAATGCTGCTTGTGATAGTAGGCCAGAGGTCAAATCAGATGGCTTTGAAGCTTGGGATGAAATTATGAGCAGTTTTACTCTGTTTCCTTTGAAAATGGTCACATACAGCAGAATATGATCCAGTCTGGTGCAGTTCGCTAAAGAGCATGGTCTGTCTATTTGTGGGTGGAGTAATCTCCTCTGCCTCTGGAGTAGATGGCTGGTCTTTGGACATTTTCATACCCCATCGTGTTCATCCACCTGGATGTAAAGGGAACTAAGTAATGGCGGGGGGCTCAGAGAGAAAACTTATACATGGTCACTAGTGATCAATTTTCCATTCTCCCTGTCCTCTCAGTGCCAAAAGAGGGGCTAAGTGAAGCAGTGGTCTGGGGTAGATTGGGATTGGTGCTTTGCTACATCGGGGGAACAACCAGGCCCGTCATtgctggagagaaaaaaatatacaaaatctATGATTCTACTCAATTAggtgttgcatttattgaacatcCAGcaacttttttctgtcttgttcaGTCAAAGCTTTCGAGTGGTTAGTATTAGGGATTAGACTGCATTCGTAAGTTCAGACAGGGGGGTCAGATAGTGAGTTGGGTGGCTACCTCTGAAGCTGTTCCCCCCTGAAGTAGGGCATGCAGGAGAGGGAGAGCCCTGGGGCCTGAGGACAGGAGCAAATGCACTCTTCTGTTTAGCTGCAGACGGGAAGGAGGAGAAAGGCAAGAGAGACGATGAGGAGCTGGAGCTTCCTGGTATAGTGGGGCTGGAGGGCATTACTGTGGAACAGAGAGCAACTATCAGTCTCAAGTACTGAAATCAAAACCAGCAATGTGAGGTTAACTAACACACAAATCTATAAACATTTAGAGAGTACACGAGGTCTTACTGTAGGGAGAGCTTGTAGGGGAGGCACTGTTGAAACCAGGAGAACCAGGAACTCCTAAAGTGGTCATGGGAACTGTCCCATAGCCTCCGGTCATCCCGCCACTGCCACCATAGCTTGACCCCTGAGGAGTGGAGGCCGAGGGGTAACCCCTTGGAGACAAACTGCTGGAGTTTCGAATGTAACCTGCaaggaaaaaacataaaattttgGGCTTGATGTGAGTTTTATtattggcaaaaaaaaagaagaaacagaaaataatttaaacacatTCTGCTCACCTTGGGTGCTCTGACCTGGCTCCCCGATGCTAACACCTAACTGAGACGGGTAAGAGCCCAGGCCCATGACACTGCCATGGGCTGGTGAGCTGGGCAGTGCCTGTAGCTGACTGTGAGGACGGGGTACGCTGTAAAGTGCCTCAGCAATGTCAGCTGCCCGTTTCAGGAGCATGTCCTACAAAAGAAGAGATGCAATAATCAACAAAGTGttgattgtttttgtcttataaTAGTGTTAGGAGCCAGACTGTTGCTGCCCTGTCAGATCAGCTGCTGGGACATTGTACCAGGCATGACTCTGTTTACCTGATTACTGTGTGGATTTCCATAAAGGGCCTCCACAAGATCTGCTGCTCTTTTCAGGAGGATCTCCTAAAAGAACAGAATTTAATGGATTGACATTTTAGTAAGATTATAACATGCACAGTTCCTGGAAAATATTCATGAGCACTGAAAGTGTATTTATTTAGGAGTCTTTAACCTTGGCTAGTTTCTCTGGGTCACCAGGATGTCGGGGGATGACCTTCTGAAGACGCTGGAAACCGTAGTCTATAGTTGGCTCATTAAGGgctaaacaattttaaaaagaaacatgttgTACATCAAACCTCAGCAACAGTTCATCACACCATTTTGAAATGCAGATAACCTGAGCAAAAAGAGCATAACGTGCTGTACCTGTGTAAATAAAGCGTCCGGGGGCTCCCTTGCAGAATTGCTTAGATTTATAAGATAGTGTGACCTCCACAACCCCAGGGATGTGTCGAGGAGGTGTCTGGACACGGATAGCGTGCGGTGTGATCAGCTATGGATACAGCACAGACATCAGCTTACAAACAGCAAAATGTATTCCTGAGACAAGCCTTGTAAATGCATGGATTTAGCTTAACTGTATACTCTGGAAAAAATCAGCTTTGTAGACAGGCCATACATCATCTAAGTAAGAAAACAAgccatattttatatatttgatcTCTCAATATATTTTAGAGTGTATCGTCATCAGTGAGATGTACTGAAGACCATTCCTACCTCACTCCACACCAGCATGCTGCCAAACACCACCTGTAGCCCATCGAAGAAGTTCTCCCCAATGACAATGACCATAGCCCCACCAGTGGTCCAGCCCTCACTGGGACTGATGGCTTTAATACATGGGGTAGCTAGACAGGAGAGCAAAGCTGGATTTATTCTGAAGATTCATTACAggacatacaaaaaaaaaaaaaaaatgaggataGAATGTGTTTATACTTGGTGTCTTGGAAGAAATGTGTTAAAGGTGCTCTATGGTTTGGgggtttaaattaaaataaaagaaaaaataaacctcCAAGGCTATGTTCaaagcacaacaaaaaaaagctaaCTTCAAAAGTCTGCATCATTTCATGTTTAACTTATCCTCATTTACTATAATCTAAATGCAATGCTATCATATTCAGCAGTGACACAGCTCTGCGGAAACACGGGGTACATAGACAGGCATGTGTTGgacataaaatatttatcactaaataaagaaaaaactactacagctgtcagtgtgtagtagtaaaaaagtaataaaatgtagTGGAGAGGCAGTTTAAATTAGCATCAAATTGAAGTACATAAGTAAACTACAGGTATATCTGAATTGTATTTAAGTACAGTGCTTAAATAAATGCTccatacatatttatttactttccaCCAGAGCacagggaaataaaaggtgTTTTTGGACTCAGAGATAAATATGAAGTGTTGACTTGTTATTAACAGGTGTTAACTCATATTGAATTTTGTAGCTCTCAGATAAGACAATAATACCATCTATGTTTTATGTGAGGGCATGTATTTTAATGAATGCATTAATTAGCTCAGTTAATGACCTCAGTAGCATCACTGGTTATGTTTGATATATAATGGTGATTATGAATGGACATTAGGCAACTCAAGTACCTGCTGGCATGCTTTAAATAAGTACatactctgtgtgtatgtgtgtgtgggactaATGAAGAAGACTtgtttctgaaataaaataagataaatgaGGTGTGACACTGCAGTGTTGTAGTGTCGGTTTTTTACCATATTCCATGGTGTTCTCAACAGACTCGCCAGGCTCCATTCTGCGGGCTCTCCGACCGTGTTTGGAGTTGTTGTGCACAAACATGTTGTCAGACACTGCTAGGACGTGGCCATCTACGCTCACAGTGCTGGACAAGACCACCTGAAAGAGACGACAAGAGCCAAGAGGAAGATACATGAGCGTCGATACATGACTCGGACAGCACGCTGTGAGTCCCAATCTCCGGCTACAACTGCAAAATCCCTGAGCAACAATTTGTTTCAGCATACAGGTGATAGTAATATTTCTCAATCTGTAATGTGACATCTCTGGGATCTTTGTAATATGTCTGCATTCAGTTGATGACACTGCTCATACACCCCTTCAATTCTCCATCAGGTCTCCATATGGCCTCTCCACTGCCTCTTGCCTAACTTTTTGATTCATACAGCATGCAGCAGGCTCATCGTTGTCTCCTCCTGATCCTTCAATGACACCAAACATATGGAGCAAATCTCCCATTTTAGCCGGCTGTTAAAGTAGTGCATGATATATAGTGGCCTTAATTTGATTTTCTGgctgcagcatgtgtgtgtcccttCCCACATCTGCCTCGCATGGATGACACACGTATAATTAATGAGAGAATACTTGTAGCGTTTTCTCTTTTGGTATTTATGACTGTCGATGTGATACTATTTTTGAAAGTGATAATGAGTTTAAGTGTGTTtatgaacatattttaaagaGTTAGAGGGAATGGGTCAttgaaaaaaagtcattttaaattaaatagcaaaccataaatattttataatatgcaTTTTTAGAAAATCAGACAGTAAAGATAAGCTTTGCACCccctttaaaataaacacatggcAGTAATTTTGGTGGTGAAGGAACgtaagacagaaaaagagaaaaagcatcTGTGCTATAGGCGGTGGAAAGGGAGAGGAATCTAAAGGAAAATAACTGTAAATTATCGATCAAGCAGCAGACTCCTGGCCAGACTCCTCTGATCACCTTTTAACCCAAAGATGAGAGTCTTGGAGCGCTCATAATTTCTCAGCATGTGTCACATCGCAGGAGTTAAAGCAAACATGGTGGGAGcctgaagaagaggaagggacagagggagaaggTTGCTGGGAGAAGGAAAATGCCAGAAAAGCGCCGCTGGTGCTGAGAGACGACAGAGGAAGTTAGGCAGGAGTGTCCCCTGTGACCACTTCCTGGGTCACGGAGCATGACCTCCTCCATCTGGAGCCAATCACTCAATTCTTGACAACTTCCTGAAACACCTCAACCTATTTCCTGCACCCCAAGTCTCCCACATATCTAACTCCTTTAGTTtgtctttccatctctctgGCTCCTCACTGATTTCTAACTTTCACCTTTAACTCCCTTCTCTGTGTCTTCCACTGGCAAAACTTTTCCAGTTTTATTGTGACAGATTTTGACATCAACTCTGCAGGTTGTGCAggaaattaattattaaaacacagtATTTGGATGGAGGGGCATGATGGGGGGTATGTTTTGCATGATGTTaaatcttctttcttttttttttaataatttggtTCACATCATGAATCCCTCCTTTtactcacacacaggcacactcatctatttttttatttttttttcgCACCTGAAATCTCCTCATGTCCCTCGGGTTTCCTGCTGTCTTCAGACAATTCTGGTTACATTTCAGGAAAAACTTCAAGAAAAACCTGCAAAGGTAAATAAAAGGACATCAGCAACTGAGAGATCACATGAAAGAATCAGGTATATGATTATTTGCAACCTTGAAACACATTAGCGGTCAAAGGAAACACTCATTATTTTTCAGAGGCAGGACTTGTggacggtgtgtgtgtttgtgttatacAGTTACAGCTCTGACATCTATCCCAGCTGTTTAGCTTAGTATTAAAGTCAGTGTTATTACACTTTAAATCAAGTTATGAGAATTTGAAGCAGAGTCCAGTGAAAGGCACTGCTGTGTTTCAAAGTAAACTGGAGACAGTGATGTATGCCAGGGGACTCGGGGGACTGTGTTATCCCGCAATGCTGTATTTGAACCCCCACATGGGAATGGAGAGGGAAACTAAGAAGAGACAACTACAGAGAAAGTGAAATGAGGAGGTGGAAAGAGGAAGGTAGCGATAGAGGCAGAGGCACTGGTATGGACatgaattttgttttcaagTATATGTGTCTCATTACATATGTGAGCTTACTTTTTGAGTGTGActgtggagacagagaggaggagagggagagaggggtgCTGATAGCCTCTGCTacacaaaagaaaacctgaGAGAAAGGTGAAATAAATAGGAGAGAGGGAGACTACGGAGAGAGACTCCAAATCCCAGGTGTACACAGTTCGGCAATACAGCCCGCTGCTATGGCAACGCAGCTCTGCCGCAATCCCAAAGTCCCCATGCTGAGAGGCAAAGGCAGCAATGGAAAGAGAAGGCAACAACAAGAACACATTCCATCACTGAAATACAGTGAGGAGAGAGACTTGGCGATGTGAGCTGCAGGAAAGTATATAAAGAGTGCAGGTGCAGGCAAGGCTGAGAAGATAAATCTcatgaagaagagaaaatagaaaGAAGACATGGtgttaaagcaaaataaaagaaaaatgagcttGGAGATAATGCAGAGTAGTAATATAATTCTAGCAACTGACAAATAGAGAGTCCTCAAGCCAGTTGTCCACTCCATTTCACAGTGAACACAACTCTGTCTTGCCTATGAAAAACACATC
This genomic window contains:
- the ebf2 gene encoding transcription factor COE2 isoform X2; this encodes MFGIQEHLIREVSGSKERSLGEEMDPVRSWVRNVGVVDANVAAQSGVALSRAHFEKQPPSNLRKSNFFHFVLALYDRHGQPVEVERTAFVDFVEHEKTGEKTNNGTHYKLQLLYSNGVRTEQDLYARLIDSVTKQPISYEGQNKNPEMCRVLLTHEVMCSRCCEKKSCGNRNETPSDPVIIDRFFLKFFLKCNQNCLKTAGNPRDMRRFQVVLSSTVSVDGHVLAVSDNMFVHNNSKHGRRARRMEPGESVENTMEYATPCIKAISPSEGWTTGGAMVIVIGENFFDGLQVVFGSMLVWSELITPHAIRVQTPPRHIPGVVEVTLSYKSKQFCKGAPGRFIYTALNEPTIDYGFQRLQKVIPRHPGDPEKLAKEILLKRAADLVEALYGNPHSNQDMLLKRAADIAEALYSVPRPHSQLQALPSSPAHGSVMGLGSYPSQLGVSIGEPGQSTQGYIRNSSSLSPRGYPSASTPQGSSYGGSGGMTGGYGTVPMTTLGVPGSPGFNSASPTSSPYIMPSSPTIPGSSSSSSSLLPFSSFPSAAKQKSAFAPVLRPQGSPSPACPTSGGNSFRAMTGLVVPPM
- the ebf2 gene encoding transcription factor COE2 isoform X1, which gives rise to MFGIQEHLIREVSGSKERSLGEEMDPVRSWVRNVGVVDANVAAQSGVALSRAHFEKQPPSNLRKSNFFHFVLALYDRHGQPVEVERTAFVDFVEHEKTGEKTNNGTHYKLQLLYSNGVRTEQDLYARLIDSVTKQPISYEGQNKNPEMCRVLLTHEVMCSRCCEKKSCGNRNETPSDPVIIDRFFLKFFLKCNQNCLKTAGNPRDMRRFQVVLSSTVSVDGHVLAVSDNMFVHNNSKHGRRARRMEPGESVENTMEYATPCIKAISPSEGWTTGGAMVIVIGENFFDGLQVVFGSMLVWSELITPHAIRVQTPPRHIPGVVEVTLSYKSKQFCKGAPGRFIYTALNEPTIDYGFQRLQKVIPRHPGDPEKLAKEILLKRAADLVEALYGNPHSNQDMLLKRAADIAEALYSVPRPHSQLQALPSSPAHGSVMGLGSYPSQLGVSIGEPGQSTQGYIRNSSSLSPRGYPSASTPQGSSYGGSGGMTGGYGTVPMTTLGVPGSPGFNSASPTSSPYIMPSSPTIPGSSSSSSSLLPFSSFPSAAKQKSAFAPVLRPQGSPSPACPTSGGNSFRGSHPTHYLTPLSELTNAV